One stretch of Streptomyces sp. 135 DNA includes these proteins:
- a CDS encoding non-ribosomal peptide synthetase has protein sequence MHELFEEQASRAPDATALVYEDERLTYAELDARADRLAGLLTARGVRRGDTVGVYLERSAELVVAVLGTLKAGAGYVPLDPGFPAGRLRGMAGDAGITAVLARHGAEPEPLGAEAAPVLHVEDAVRARPLPRGAVRVAADDVACVMFTSGSTGRPKGIVAPHRAVTETLTGQDYASFGPGAVWLQCAPVSWDAFALELWGPLLGGGTCVLHPGRRPDPVVIARLVAAHGVTSMYLSGSLFDVIVDEYPRALTGLRELIVGGEALSPPHVARALERRPGLRLSNGYGPVECMVFLTVHRVTPQDVRDGRPVPIGRPLAGKRLYVLDDRLRPVADGVTGELYAAGAGVARGYCDARLTAERFVASPFGDAAGRAGGSAGGARMYRTGDLALRRPDGTFEYRGRADDQVKIRGFRVEPAEVEAALTRHPGVDRAAVVATRAERDGERQLVAYVVPGVRAARDGQDAHRSRATPVRSALSEADLRAHAERELADFLVPAAFVLLDALPLTAGGKLDRAALPVPSPRGGAQRGAGGASPGEDGETVRALCGLFADVLGGGPVGADDDFFALGGHSLLAARLLGRVHARLGAELDLRTLFAAATPARLAPYVDQAAKSPVPRAEPAYGNTALLPVSPAQHRLWFLDRLGAGVAYNLPMLVRLRGAVDPDALADALGDVVTRHEVLRTVFDEVDGAPVRRVLDGAEARPPFRHVTVAEAEVTDAVEAAARHRFELSRELPLRAVLFSVRERPGEHALLVLVHHIAGDGWSLAPFFRDLSRAYAARAEHGRRAAQPPLPVTYAEHARRHAARLGPPEDPDSLTARQLAYWRRRLHGADPEGPLLPRRPDRPAVPGPTAATVVRRLDAMAHARLLDAARAEGATLFMALHAALAAALTRAGAGEDLTIGAPVAGRAGDGSVEDAVGFFVNMLALRTDVSGDPSARELLARVRGCDLGAFAHQDVPFEQVVSELNPPRARGRQPFTDVVLALQNNARAEVDLPGAESGVEVVRTGEARFELLVDVTEATGPGGAPEGLTLTFEYRAESLEERFVTWLADALPHALLTAAEIPDARLGDLVPTGPPRRADESDRVAVPAPAEVAAGPVTPLEREVAAVWADVLGVPDVARDDDFFALGGNSLRAVRVAARLTTDARTVTAAQLFAAPTVAALAAGLARAPVTAGPAPAPIPRRPRVPRQQDQQSHPGREQEERPWTSA, from the coding sequence GTGCATGAACTCTTCGAGGAGCAGGCGTCACGGGCGCCCGACGCGACCGCCCTCGTGTACGAGGACGAACGGCTGACGTACGCCGAACTCGACGCCCGCGCCGACCGGTTGGCGGGGCTCCTCACGGCGCGCGGAGTGCGGCGCGGCGACACCGTCGGGGTGTACCTGGAGCGCTCCGCCGAGCTGGTCGTGGCGGTCCTCGGCACGCTCAAGGCCGGTGCCGGGTACGTGCCGCTCGACCCCGGCTTCCCTGCCGGGCGGCTGCGCGGCATGGCGGGGGACGCGGGCATCACGGCGGTGCTCGCGCGGCACGGGGCGGAACCGGAGCCGCTGGGGGCCGAGGCCGCGCCGGTGCTGCACGTCGAGGACGCCGTACGCGCACGGCCGTTGCCGCGCGGCGCGGTACGGGTGGCGGCGGACGACGTGGCCTGCGTGATGTTCACCTCCGGGTCGACGGGGCGGCCGAAGGGCATCGTGGCCCCGCACCGCGCCGTCACCGAGACGCTGACCGGCCAGGACTACGCCTCCTTCGGGCCGGGCGCGGTGTGGTTGCAGTGCGCGCCCGTGTCGTGGGACGCCTTCGCGCTGGAGCTGTGGGGGCCGCTGCTGGGCGGCGGGACGTGCGTCCTGCATCCGGGGCGGCGCCCCGACCCGGTCGTGATCGCGCGGCTCGTCGCCGCGCACGGGGTCACGTCCATGTACCTGTCCGGTTCCCTCTTCGACGTCATCGTCGACGAGTACCCGCGCGCCCTCACCGGGCTGCGCGAACTGATCGTCGGCGGCGAGGCGTTGTCGCCCCCGCACGTGGCCCGCGCCCTGGAGCGCCGGCCGGGCCTACGGCTCAGCAACGGCTATGGCCCCGTCGAGTGCATGGTCTTCCTCACCGTCCACCGCGTCACTCCGCAGGACGTACGCGACGGCCGTCCGGTACCGATCGGCCGTCCGCTGGCGGGTAAACGGCTTTACGTCCTCGACGACCGCCTGCGGCCGGTCGCGGACGGCGTCACCGGCGAGCTGTACGCCGCCGGGGCGGGCGTCGCGCGCGGCTACTGCGACGCGAGGCTGACGGCGGAGCGGTTCGTGGCGTCGCCGTTCGGTGATGCGGCGGGGCGTGCGGGCGGCTCCGCCGGCGGCGCACGCATGTACCGCACCGGTGACCTGGCGCTCCGACGCCCCGACGGCACCTTCGAGTACCGGGGCCGGGCCGACGACCAGGTGAAGATCCGCGGCTTCCGGGTGGAACCGGCGGAGGTCGAGGCGGCCCTGACCCGCCACCCGGGGGTCGACCGCGCCGCGGTGGTGGCCACCCGCGCGGAGCGGGACGGTGAGCGGCAGCTGGTGGCGTATGTGGTTCCGGGGGTGCGGGCGGCTCGAGACGGCCAAGACGCTCACCGCAGCCGGGCCACGCCGGTGCGATCCGCCCTCTCCGAAGCCGACCTGCGTGCCCACGCCGAGCGGGAGCTCGCCGACTTCCTCGTGCCCGCCGCCTTCGTCCTCCTGGACGCGCTCCCGCTGACGGCCGGCGGCAAACTGGACCGGGCCGCGCTGCCGGTGCCGTCGCCGCGGGGCGGGGCGCAGCGAGGGGCGGGCGGTGCCTCGCCGGGGGAGGACGGTGAGACGGTTCGCGCGCTGTGCGGGCTGTTCGCCGATGTGCTCGGGGGCGGCCCGGTCGGCGCTGACGACGACTTCTTCGCCCTGGGCGGCCACTCGTTGCTGGCCGCGCGTCTGCTCGGCCGCGTGCACGCCCGGCTGGGCGCCGAGCTCGACCTGCGGACGCTCTTCGCGGCGGCCACCCCGGCCCGGCTGGCCCCGTACGTCGACCAGGCCGCCAAGTCCCCGGTGCCGCGCGCGGAACCGGCGTACGGGAACACCGCCCTCCTCCCCGTCTCGCCCGCCCAGCACCGCCTGTGGTTCCTCGACCGGCTCGGCGCGGGAGTCGCGTACAACCTGCCCATGCTGGTGCGGCTGCGCGGCGCGGTCGACCCGGACGCGCTGGCCGACGCCCTCGGGGACGTCGTGACCCGGCACGAAGTGCTCCGTACCGTCTTCGACGAGGTGGACGGCGCACCCGTGCGGCGCGTGCTGGACGGGGCCGAGGCCCGGCCGCCGTTCCGTCACGTCACCGTCGCCGAAGCCGAGGTGACGGACGCCGTGGAGGCCGCCGCCCGGCACCGCTTCGAGCTGAGCCGTGAACTGCCCCTCCGCGCCGTCCTGTTCAGCGTCCGCGAGCGGCCCGGCGAGCACGCCCTGCTCGTCCTGGTCCACCACATCGCCGGGGACGGCTGGTCCCTCGCCCCGTTCTTCCGCGACCTGTCACGCGCCTACGCCGCGCGGGCCGAGCACGGAAGGCGGGCGGCGCAGCCGCCCCTGCCCGTCACCTACGCCGAGCACGCCCGCCGCCACGCGGCACGCCTCGGCCCACCCGAAGACCCCGACTCGCTCACCGCCCGCCAACTCGCCTACTGGAGGCGGAGACTGCACGGAGCCGACCCCGAGGGGCCGCTGCTTCCGCGCCGCCCGGACCGGCCCGCCGTACCGGGGCCGACCGCCGCGACCGTGGTGCGCCGCCTCGACGCGATGGCCCACGCCCGCCTCCTCGACGCCGCCCGCGCCGAGGGCGCCACCCTCTTCATGGCCCTGCACGCCGCGCTCGCTGCCGCCCTCACGCGGGCGGGCGCGGGGGAGGACCTCACGATCGGCGCACCCGTGGCCGGGCGCGCGGGGGACGGCAGCGTCGAGGACGCCGTCGGGTTCTTCGTGAACATGCTCGCGCTGCGCACCGACGTGTCCGGCGACCCGAGCGCGCGGGAACTGCTCGCCCGGGTCCGCGGATGCGACCTCGGCGCCTTCGCCCACCAGGACGTGCCGTTCGAGCAGGTCGTGAGCGAGCTGAACCCGCCGCGCGCGCGGGGGCGGCAGCCGTTCACCGACGTCGTCCTCGCCCTGCAGAACAACGCGCGCGCCGAGGTGGACCTGCCCGGCGCCGAATCCGGCGTCGAGGTGGTGCGCACCGGCGAGGCCCGCTTCGAACTGCTCGTCGACGTCACCGAGGCGACCGGACCCGGCGGCGCCCCCGAGGGCCTCACGCTCACCTTCGAGTACCGCGCGGAGTCCCTGGAGGAGCGCTTCGTGACGTGGCTCGCCGACGCGCTGCCGCACGCCCTGCTCACGGCGGCCGAGATCCCGGACGCCCGCCTCGGCGACCTCGTCCCCACCGGGCCCCCGCGCCGCGCGGACGAGAGCGACAGGGTCGCCGTCCCGGCCCCGGCCGAGGTCGCCGCGGGCCCGGTGACCCCGCTGGAGCGGGAGGTCGCCGCCGTGTGGGCCGACGTCCTCGGCGTTCCGGACGTCGCGCGGGACGACGACTTCTTCGCCCTCGGCGGCAACTCGCTGCGCGCGGTGCGGGTCGCCGCCCGCCTCACCACCGACGCCAGGACCGTGACGGCCGCGCAGCTCTTCGCCGCCCCGACCGTCGCCGCCCTCGCCGCAGGACTGGCCAGGGCACCCGTCACCGCCGGCCCGGCGCCCGCCCCCATCCCGAGGCGGCCGCGCGTACCCCGTCAGCAGGATCAGCAGAGCCACCCCGGCAGAGAGCAGGAGGAGAGGCCGTGGACCTCAGCGTGA
- a CDS encoding MupA/Atu3671 family FMN-dependent luciferase-like monooxygenase: MDLSVMFFGADSATAARSDGGTGDSATAAGGGATGGSPASHARTYDDILTVARTADRLGFHAVWTPERHFQQVGQVFPSPPVLSAALAVATERIRIRAGSVVLPLHHPLKVAEDWAVVDNLSHGRAGLSVATGWHSADFTLAPGHYEDRRRRTLEAVPELRRLWAGEAVTYPDGTGRPVAVVPQPRPVQRELPLWITTSGNPETWETAGRLRAGVLGATVGQSRDELADKIDRYRRACAAAPDQAGTDAHGRVTLMAHTYVGADDAEVRRLAAAPLKAYLGSYLRQTAANRAADARGGAELTGEQTAMLTEFAFQRYLNWGSLLGSPGTCAKMLADLRDLGCDEVACFIDFGIGRDEVLAGLHRLAELREAAL; this comes from the coding sequence GTGGACCTCAGCGTGATGTTCTTCGGCGCGGACAGCGCCACGGCGGCCAGGAGCGACGGCGGTACGGGCGACAGCGCCACGGCCGCCGGCGGCGGCGCCACGGGCGGCAGCCCCGCGTCGCACGCCCGGACCTATGACGACATCCTCACCGTCGCCCGCACCGCAGACCGCCTCGGCTTCCACGCCGTCTGGACCCCCGAGCGCCACTTCCAGCAGGTCGGCCAGGTCTTCCCCAGCCCGCCCGTGCTCAGCGCGGCCCTCGCCGTCGCCACCGAGCGCATCAGGATCCGCGCGGGCAGCGTCGTCCTGCCCCTGCACCACCCGCTGAAGGTCGCCGAGGACTGGGCGGTCGTCGACAACCTCTCGCACGGCCGCGCCGGCCTCTCCGTCGCCACCGGCTGGCACTCCGCCGACTTCACCCTCGCCCCCGGCCACTACGAGGACCGCAGGCGGCGCACCCTCGAAGCCGTGCCGGAACTGCGGCGGCTGTGGGCGGGCGAAGCCGTCACCTACCCGGACGGCACCGGGCGGCCCGTCGCCGTCGTCCCCCAACCACGTCCCGTACAGCGGGAGCTGCCGCTGTGGATCACCACCTCCGGCAACCCCGAGACCTGGGAGACCGCCGGGCGGCTGCGCGCCGGGGTGCTCGGCGCGACCGTCGGGCAGAGCAGGGACGAACTGGCCGACAAGATCGACCGCTACCGCAGGGCCTGCGCCGCCGCCCCCGACCAGGCGGGCACCGACGCGCACGGGCGCGTGACGCTGATGGCGCACACCTACGTCGGCGCGGACGACGCGGAGGTGCGGCGCCTGGCCGCCGCGCCCCTCAAGGCGTACCTCGGCTCGTACCTGCGCCAGACCGCCGCCAACCGCGCGGCGGACGCCCGCGGGGGCGCCGAGCTGACCGGCGAACAGACCGCGATGCTCACCGAGTTCGCCTTCCAGCGCTATCTGAACTGGGGCAGCCTGCTCGGCTCGCCCGGCACCTGCGCCAAGATGCTCGCCGACCTGCGCGACCTGGGCTGTGACGAGGTGGCCTGCTTCATCGACTTCGGCATCGGACGGGACGAGGTACTCGCGGGGCTGCACCGCCTCGCCGAGCTGAGAGAGGCCGCACTGTGA
- a CDS encoding condensation domain-containing protein, giving the protein MLLTALASAAVRHRGTGTRLLVHLEGHGREALSAPADVSRTVGWFTTQYPVLLYTAAPGADRTGKGAAVEALKAVKEQLRSVPDGGIGWGLLRHLNPDTAPLLAELPVPDVRFNYLGRLNARDAGGGELLDAGPGAVPLGHAVEIDALAMEGPDGLRLEATFSYAEGVIAEGEVRELARLWREAVAVLVRETEEGGPVGATPSDFPLVDLSADQLAMLEGGLADLPELEAEPADGLPAPGAKPADGLPAPGAESEDGR; this is encoded by the coding sequence GTGCTCCTCACCGCGCTTGCCTCGGCGGCCGTACGCCACCGGGGCACCGGCACCCGTCTGCTCGTGCACCTCGAAGGGCACGGCCGGGAAGCGCTGTCGGCACCGGCGGACGTGTCGCGGACGGTCGGCTGGTTCACGACGCAGTACCCGGTCCTCCTGTACACGGCCGCACCCGGCGCCGACCGAACGGGCAAGGGCGCGGCCGTCGAGGCGCTCAAGGCGGTGAAGGAGCAGCTGCGGTCCGTGCCCGACGGCGGCATCGGCTGGGGTCTCCTGCGCCACCTCAACCCGGACACCGCCCCGCTCCTCGCCGAACTCCCCGTCCCGGACGTGCGGTTCAACTACCTCGGCCGGCTCAACGCCCGGGACGCGGGCGGCGGTGAACTGCTCGACGCGGGCCCCGGCGCCGTACCGCTCGGCCACGCGGTCGAGATCGACGCCCTCGCCATGGAGGGCCCGGACGGGCTGCGCCTCGAAGCGACGTTCTCGTACGCCGAAGGGGTCATCGCGGAGGGTGAGGTGCGGGAGCTGGCCCGGCTGTGGCGCGAGGCCGTCGCCGTACTCGTCCGGGAGACGGAGGAGGGCGGCCCGGTCGGCGCCACGCCGTCGGACTTCCCGCTGGTGGACCTGTCGGCGGACCAACTGGCCATGCTGGAGGGCGGCTTGGCCGACCTCCCCGAGCTGGAGGCGGAACCGGCGGACGGTCTCCCTGCACCGGGGGCAAAACCGGCGGACGGTCTCCCCGCGCCGGGGGCGGAATCGGAGGATGGCCGATGA